Proteins from a single region of Raphanus sativus cultivar WK10039 unplaced genomic scaffold, ASM80110v3 Scaffold3001, whole genome shotgun sequence:
- the LOC108848370 gene encoding suppressor protein SRP40 isoform X3, which yields MDSSEEDSVRSTDKDSDERIEIADSSRDHDKNSTSSSSSSSSSDDESSEVKKKKKKESGESVSEAITANVIVESIGLMDSATPSDPNTEKVIEIATVGTVVSAENEESSLPKPNEITAEVSLASDEVKQASSSATTAVKKETEGKASSLAPEVSKESDATTSSHEEEGSVGPTHGVAERTSWLSCCGLFDVVTGSSR from the exons ATGG ATTCGAGCGAAGAAGATTCTGTCAGAAGTACCGACAAGGACTCTGATGAGCGGATAGAGATCGCTGATTCAAGCCGTGATCATGACAAGAACTCTACCAGCAGCAGTAGTAGCAGCAGCAGCTCGGATGATGAATCTAGTGaagttaagaagaagaagaagaaggagagtggTGAATCTGTCTCTGAAGCAATCACTGCTAATGTGATCGTAGAGAGTATCGGTTTGATGGATTCAGCTACTCCTAGTGATCCAAACACCGAAAAAGTGATTGAAATCGCGACTGTTGGTACAGTGGTCTCAGCCGAGAATGAGGAGAGTTCTTTGCCTAAACCAAACGAGATCACTGCTGAGGTTTCTCTTGCCTCTGATGAGGTTAAGCAGGCGTCTTCAAGTGCAACCACCGCTGTTAAAAAAGAAACTGAGGGAAAAGCTTCGTCTCTTGCTCCTGAAGTCAGCAAGGAGTCTGACGCTACTACCAGTTCTCATGAAGAAGAG GGTTCCGTGGGACCAACACATGGAGTTGCGGAAAGAACCTCATGGTTAAGTTGTTGCGGCTTGTTTGATGTGGTCACAGGATCCAGTAGATAA